The following are from one region of the Elgaria multicarinata webbii isolate HBS135686 ecotype San Diego chromosome 13, rElgMul1.1.pri, whole genome shotgun sequence genome:
- the LOC134408173 gene encoding ribonuclease Oy-like → MVNLVTLGFFCTGFLRSLVSPEEQQVEVKHSRLCPWECMTFVQMWPGSFCVALGRKFECVMPKNANNWTIHGLWPSDVMECCTYWRLFPSDLVDLMPELNVHWPTLINISNFRFWEKEWQKHGTCAGCIETLNCPNKYFRAALFLRTKYNIDRAFQTAAVVPSCRWNYQLKTFMGVLQPILGDQYELQCVTDVQGRQILVQIKVSLHSDFSTGCIEASSYDISPYKPCTAEERIFYFPANQENPHNPCP, encoded by the exons ATGGTGAATTTGGTCACCCTGGGATTCTTCTGCACGGGCTTCCTCCGCTCACTCGTCAGCCCCGAGGAGCAGCAGGTGGAGGTGAAGCACTCCAG GCTCTGCCCTTGGGAATGCATGACGTTTGTCCAGATGTGGCCGGGCTCATTCTGTGTG GCTCTAGGAAGGAAGTTTGAGTGTGTCATGCCCAAGAACGCAAACAACTGGACCATTCACGGATTATG GCCCAGCGACGTCATGGAGTGTTGCACTTACTGGCGCCTCTTCCCCTCTGACCTGGTG GACTTGATGCCTGAACTGAACGTGCATTGGCCAACCTTAATCAACATAAGCAATTTTCGCTTCTG GGAGAAAGAATGGCAGAAACACGGGACCTGCGCTGGCTGCATCGAAACGCTGAACTGCCCCAATAAATACTTCAGGGCTGCCCTTTTCCTGCGCACCAAATATAATATTGACAG AGCCTTCCAAACAGCTGCGGTCGTCCCATCCTGTAGGTGGAACTACCAG CTCAAAACCTTCATGGGAGTGTTGCAACCCATCCTGGGAGACCAATATGAACTGCAGTGCGTGACTGACGTCCAG GGACGTCAAATTCTAGTGCAAATAAAGGTTTCGCTTCACAGTGATTTCTCCACCGGCTGCATCGAAGCCTCTTCCTATGACATCTCCCCTTACAAGCCCTGCACGGCTGAGGAGAGGATTTTTTATTTTCCAGCCAATCAGGAGAATCCACATAATCCCTGTCCCTGA
- the LOC134408175 gene encoding cytochrome c oxidase subunit 7A1, mitochondrial codes for MKSLLASRIRPFYIPSTRQLKNRVLEHQKTFQADNDLPVHLKGGTMDALLYRFTMALTAIGAAYSIFSLFRAAQPRKN; via the exons ATGAAATCCCTCCTG GCATCTCGCATAAGGCCCTTCTATATTCCCTCCACTCGTCAGCTGAAAAACAGAGTTTTAGAACACCAGAAAACCTTCCAG GCAGACAACGACCTGCCGGTGCATCTCAAAGGGGGAACCATGGACGCCCTGCTGTACCGCTTCACCATGGCCCTGACGGCCATCG GTGCTGCCTACTCCATCTTTTCACTGTTCCGAGCTGCTCAACCCAGGAAGAACTAG